A genomic window from Halorubrum trapanicum includes:
- a CDS encoding D-2-hydroxyacid dehydrogenase: MSDPDVLVLRQTIHGLGPDELAAAIRERLPDAEVARARTPAEERDLIRTARVAVGLTIDEELLAAAEELELFACVFAGTGHLPRDLLDDHGVAVTNASGVHGPNIAEHVVGSMIAHARQFHRAYRQQSRREWRTYETTEVYGSTVAVVGLGAIGQAVVDRLKSFDVDTVGVRYSPEKGGPTDEVYGFDEFHEAVTDAEYVVLACPLTETTRGLVDADALRTMRPDAVLVNIARGPIVDTDALVTELRNNRIRGAALDVTDPEPLPEDHPLWGLSNATITPHNAGHTPEYYERVADILADNVARLDAGDELRNRVV; encoded by the coding sequence ATGAGCGATCCAGACGTCCTGGTGCTTCGGCAGACGATCCACGGACTGGGCCCCGACGAACTGGCGGCGGCGATCCGCGAGCGGCTCCCCGACGCGGAGGTCGCGCGGGCGCGGACGCCCGCCGAGGAGCGCGACCTGATCCGGACGGCTCGGGTCGCCGTCGGGCTCACCATCGACGAGGAGCTGCTCGCGGCCGCCGAGGAGCTGGAGCTTTTCGCCTGCGTGTTCGCGGGGACGGGTCACCTGCCGCGCGACCTGCTCGACGACCACGGGGTCGCCGTGACGAACGCCTCCGGCGTCCACGGCCCGAACATCGCCGAACACGTCGTCGGGTCGATGATCGCGCACGCGCGACAGTTCCACCGGGCGTACCGCCAGCAGTCCCGCCGCGAGTGGCGCACCTACGAGACGACGGAAGTGTACGGCTCGACCGTCGCCGTGGTGGGGCTCGGCGCCATCGGGCAGGCGGTCGTCGACCGGCTGAAGTCGTTCGACGTCGACACGGTCGGCGTGCGTTACTCCCCCGAGAAGGGCGGGCCGACCGACGAGGTGTACGGGTTCGACGAGTTCCACGAGGCCGTCACGGACGCCGAGTACGTCGTGCTGGCGTGTCCGCTCACGGAGACGACGCGGGGGCTCGTCGACGCCGACGCGCTCCGGACGATGCGGCCCGACGCCGTCCTCGTCAACATCGCGCGCGGGCCGATTGTCGACACCGACGCCCTGGTGACGGAGCTCCGGAACAACCGCATCCGCGGCGCCGCGCTCGACGTCACGGACCCGGAGCCGCTCCCCGAAGATCACCCGCTGTGGGGCCTGTCGAACGCGACGATCACGCCGCACAACGCCGGCCACACGCCCGAGTACTACGAGCGCGTCGCGGACATCCTCGCAGACAACGTCGCGCGGCTGGACGCCGGCGACGAGCTTCGGAACCGGGTCGTCTGA
- the truA gene encoding tRNA pseudouridine(38-40) synthase TruA, producing MTAAPGGSETVTRAFRVAYDGREYAGFQRQPHARTVADELLEALAEHGLVERGDGSTHATPPGYAAAGRTDAGVSAVAQTVAFEAPTWLTPRAFNGHLPGSVRVWAAADVEDGFHATHDAVRRTYRYHLYAPAADAAGADGPAASARRDPEHAIDDDRFRAALARFDGERDFHNLTTDETGTVRDLDARATREGDALVVELSADGFPRALVRRVVAAVRAVGRGTADLAWIDRLLAAEPVSGRRGVGPAPPEPLVLWDVAYPDASFAVDREAAESARVAFGERHRDARHAAAATGAVRDRLCSAIDGE from the coding sequence GTGACGGCCGCGCCGGGCGGGAGCGAGACGGTCACCCGCGCCTTCCGGGTCGCGTACGACGGCCGGGAGTACGCCGGCTTCCAGCGCCAGCCGCACGCCCGCACGGTCGCGGACGAGCTCCTCGAAGCGCTGGCGGAGCACGGCCTTGTCGAGCGCGGTGACGGCTCGACCCACGCCACGCCGCCCGGCTACGCCGCGGCGGGCCGGACCGACGCCGGCGTCTCCGCGGTCGCCCAGACCGTCGCCTTCGAGGCGCCGACGTGGCTCACGCCGCGCGCGTTCAACGGTCATCTGCCCGGGTCGGTCCGCGTGTGGGCCGCCGCCGACGTCGAGGACGGGTTCCACGCGACGCACGACGCGGTTCGCCGCACCTATCGGTACCACCTCTACGCGCCCGCGGCCGACGCGGCCGGCGCGGACGGGCCCGCCGCGTCCGCCCGACGAGATCCCGAACACGCGATCGACGACGACCGGTTCCGGGCGGCGCTCGCGCGGTTCGACGGCGAACGCGACTTCCACAACCTGACGACCGACGAGACGGGGACGGTCCGCGACCTCGACGCGCGGGCGACCCGCGAGGGCGACGCGCTCGTCGTCGAGCTCTCGGCGGACGGGTTCCCGCGCGCGCTCGTCCGGCGGGTCGTCGCCGCCGTTCGCGCGGTCGGCCGCGGAACGGCCGACCTCGCGTGGATCGACCGGCTGCTCGCCGCCGAGCCCGTCTCGGGACGGCGCGGCGTCGGTCCAGCTCCTCCGGAGCCGCTCGTGTTGTGGGACGTGGCCTACCCCGACGCGTCGTTCGCGGTCGACCGCGAGGCCGCGGAGAGCGCGCGCGTCGCCTTCGGCGAGCGACACCGGGACGCGCGCCACGCCGCGGCCGCCACCGGCGCGGTCCGCGACCGGCTGTGTTCCGCGATCGACGGGGAGTGA
- a CDS encoding HTH domain-containing protein, which translates to MSRIQLSSSQERVLTALVNLSEGREAPVQGREIADAIDRNAGTVRNRMGSLNTLGLVEGVAGPDGGYIPTDEAYDTLGIERLEDAATTPVEREGDPVEDVTVAEIDLSSVANPELCRAELVIRGPVGPFDAGDHVTVGPTPATGLRLSGVVDATNVDGNSLLVRVDGMETPTGGSAA; encoded by the coding sequence ATGTCACGGATTCAGCTGAGTTCGAGTCAGGAACGCGTGCTCACCGCGCTCGTGAACCTCTCCGAGGGCCGGGAGGCGCCGGTACAGGGCCGCGAGATCGCCGACGCGATCGATCGCAACGCGGGGACGGTGCGGAACCGCATGGGGAGCCTCAACACCCTCGGTCTCGTCGAGGGCGTCGCCGGGCCGGACGGCGGCTACATTCCGACCGACGAGGCGTACGACACGCTCGGCATCGAGCGCCTGGAGGACGCCGCGACGACGCCGGTCGAGCGCGAGGGCGACCCCGTCGAGGACGTCACCGTCGCGGAGATCGATCTCTCGAGCGTCGCGAACCCTGAGCTGTGCCGCGCCGAGCTCGTGATCCGCGGCCCGGTCGGCCCCTTCGACGCGGGCGATCACGTGACCGTCGGGCCGACGCCGGCCACCGGACTGCGGCTTTCGGGCGTCGTCGACGCGACCAACGTCGACGGCAACAGCCTCCTGGTCCGCGTCGACGGCATGGAGACGCCGACGGGGGGGTCGGCCGCCTGA
- the nadE gene encoding NAD(+) synthase — protein sequence MADRESAFDSDGAAERSAGAAASDGDRGASRSGLTASLLPDRDLAVERDRVRSFVADRVDAAGADGVVVNMSGGLDSTVTAALAVEALGADRVYGLILPCNKIGAPHARDAEALAEALGIDHDTVHLQPLFAQFGAVAPDRFDLHDEPVRSGNAVARLRMTVAYLAANATNRLVCGTANRSELLLGYLTKHGDGAADLFPLGHLYKTDVRTLATELDVPEFVVEKPPTAGFLPGQRDADDLGAPYEVVDPVLHLGVDRGLDPAAVVERIGGPDDFDVDRELVTDLLGRHRATAHKRLPPPTPDADVE from the coding sequence ATGGCTGACCGCGAGTCGGCGTTCGACTCGGACGGGGCCGCCGAGCGCTCGGCGGGAGCTGCCGCGTCGGACGGAGACCGTGGCGCTTCCCGGTCCGGACTCACCGCCTCGCTGCTCCCGGACCGGGACCTCGCGGTCGAACGCGACCGGGTCCGGTCGTTCGTCGCCGACCGTGTCGACGCCGCGGGCGCCGACGGCGTGGTGGTGAACATGAGCGGCGGGCTCGACTCGACGGTGACGGCCGCGCTCGCGGTCGAGGCGCTCGGCGCCGACCGCGTGTACGGGCTGATCCTCCCGTGTAACAAAATCGGCGCGCCGCACGCCCGCGACGCCGAGGCGCTCGCGGAGGCGTTGGGTATCGACCACGACACGGTCCACCTCCAGCCGCTGTTCGCGCAGTTCGGCGCCGTCGCCCCCGACCGCTTCGACCTCCACGACGAGCCGGTCCGCTCCGGCAACGCCGTCGCGCGCCTCCGGATGACGGTCGCCTACCTCGCCGCCAACGCGACGAACCGCCTCGTCTGCGGCACCGCGAACCGGAGCGAACTCCTCTTAGGCTACCTGACGAAACACGGCGACGGCGCGGCCGACCTGTTCCCGCTGGGTCACCTCTACAAGACCGACGTCCGGACGCTCGCGACCGAGCTCGACGTGCCGGAGTTCGTCGTCGAGAAGCCGCCGACCGCGGGGTTCCTGCCGGGCCAGCGAGACGCGGACGACCTCGGCGCGCCCTACGAGGTCGTCGATCCCGTCCTCCACCTCGGCGTCGACCGCGGGCTCGACCCGGCGGCGGTCGTCGAGCGGATCGGGGGGCCCGACGACTTCGACGTCGACCGCGAGCTCGTCACGGACCTGCTCGGACGCCACCGCGCGACGGCGCACAAGCGGCTCCCGCCGCCGACCCCGGACGCGGACGTGGAGTGA
- a CDS encoding universal stress protein — protein MYDDILLPVAPGGEANDAIPHAASLAERYDATVHVLSAADTAVDTLAGPRTGVFSDRLAEAAEERVEAVTAELEARGVEAVGSVVRGEPLDVIENAIDDGADIVVMPSHTRRGIRRLLLGSVTEKVVRVASVPVVTVPMADPDEAGEEAYPADSDADAGDSTDGGDASDAQ, from the coding sequence ATGTACGACGACATTCTCCTGCCCGTCGCGCCCGGCGGCGAGGCGAACGACGCGATCCCGCACGCCGCCAGCCTCGCCGAGCGGTACGACGCGACGGTCCACGTCCTCTCGGCCGCCGACACCGCCGTCGACACGCTCGCGGGCCCGCGCACCGGCGTCTTCTCCGACCGGCTCGCGGAGGCGGCCGAGGAGCGCGTCGAGGCGGTGACCGCCGAACTGGAGGCGAGAGGCGTCGAGGCGGTCGGGAGCGTCGTCCGCGGCGAGCCCCTAGACGTCATCGAGAACGCGATCGACGACGGCGCCGACATCGTCGTCATGCCGAGCCACACCCGACGGGGGATCCGCCGGCTGCTCCTCGGTAGCGTCACGGAAAAGGTCGTCCGCGTCGCGTCGGTGCCGGTGGTGACCGTTCCGATGGCCGATCCCGACGAGGCCGGAGAAGAGGCGTATCCGGCCGATAGCGACGCGGACGCGGGCGACTCGACGGACGGCGGCGACGCGTCCGACGCGCAGTGA
- a CDS encoding cystathionine gamma-synthase, which yields MSDRPDERDGDAAGDASGDDRRFETRAIHAGQEPDPETGALMTPIHANSTYEQDAPGDHRGYEYSRTGNPTRSDLEANLASLESGSHARCFSSGMGAINTVLNLLSAGDHVVAGDDVYGGTHRILTQVYDEYDVETSFVDTTDHDAVRAAMREETELVWVETPTNPLMNVNDIGALAEIAHEGDALCAVDNTFATPYLQRPLEHGADVVCQSLTKYLGGHSDTIGGALVVDDEELDERLGFYQNSVGATPGPFDAFLVLRGTKTLPVRMDRHCENAMELAEWLEGHDAVERVYYPGLESHPDHELAAEQMDDFGGMLSFELDGTLDEASTVVSETEVFTLAESLGGVESLIEQPAAMTHAAIPREERLAAGLTDGLIRVSVGIEHVDDMKADLQAAFDAALS from the coding sequence ATGAGCGACCGACCCGATGAGCGCGACGGCGACGCCGCCGGTGACGCCAGCGGCGACGACCGCCGCTTCGAGACCCGTGCGATCCACGCCGGCCAAGAGCCGGACCCGGAGACGGGCGCGCTGATGACGCCGATCCACGCGAACTCGACGTACGAGCAGGACGCGCCGGGCGACCACCGCGGCTACGAGTACAGCCGAACCGGGAACCCGACGCGCAGCGACCTCGAAGCGAACCTCGCCTCGCTGGAGTCGGGCAGCCACGCCCGCTGTTTCTCCTCCGGCATGGGCGCGATCAACACCGTCCTCAACCTCCTGTCCGCGGGCGATCACGTCGTCGCCGGCGACGACGTGTACGGCGGCACCCACCGCATCTTAACGCAGGTGTACGACGAGTACGACGTCGAGACCAGCTTCGTCGACACGACCGACCACGACGCGGTCCGGGCGGCGATGCGCGAGGAGACCGAGCTGGTGTGGGTCGAGACGCCGACGAACCCCCTGATGAACGTCAACGACATCGGCGCACTCGCCGAGATCGCCCACGAGGGCGACGCGCTCTGCGCGGTCGACAACACGTTCGCGACGCCGTACCTCCAGCGCCCGCTCGAACACGGCGCGGACGTCGTCTGCCAGTCCCTGACGAAGTACCTCGGCGGCCACTCGGACACAATCGGCGGCGCCCTGGTCGTCGACGACGAGGAGTTGGACGAGCGGCTCGGCTTCTACCAGAACTCCGTCGGCGCGACGCCCGGCCCGTTCGACGCGTTCCTCGTCCTCCGCGGGACGAAGACGCTCCCGGTACGGATGGACCGCCACTGCGAGAACGCGATGGAACTCGCCGAGTGGCTGGAGGGCCACGACGCGGTCGAGCGCGTCTACTACCCCGGGCTGGAGTCGCACCCGGACCACGAGCTTGCGGCCGAGCAGATGGACGACTTCGGCGGCATGCTCTCCTTCGAGCTCGACGGCACGCTCGACGAGGCGTCGACGGTCGTGAGCGAGACGGAGGTGTTCACGCTCGCGGAGTCGCTCGGCGGGGTCGAGAGCCTCATCGAGCAGCCCGCGGCGATGACCCACGCGGCCATCCCGCGCGAGGAGCGGCTCGCGGCCGGGCTCACCGACGGCCTCATCCGGGTCTCGGTGGGGATCGAACACGTCGACGACATGAAAGCCGATCTCCAAGCGGCGTTCGACGCGGCGCTGTCGTAA
- a CDS encoding peptidylprolyl isomerase: MAREVSDPDNPQVTLQTNHGDIVVELFADRAPKTVENFLGLARHDPAADAEPAPETNTWEDPKSGEVRGDSLYEGIVFHRVIDDFMIQGGDPMENGRGGPGYQFDDEFHDDLTHDGPGILSMANSGPNTNGSQFFITLDATPHLDGKHAVFGQVIDGMDVVEEIGGVPTGRNDDPREAVEIEKVDIDE; this comes from the coding sequence ATGGCACGAGAGGTTTCCGACCCCGACAACCCGCAGGTGACGCTTCAGACCAACCACGGCGACATCGTCGTCGAGCTGTTCGCCGACCGCGCGCCGAAGACGGTCGAGAACTTCCTCGGCTTAGCCCGCCACGACCCCGCGGCCGACGCGGAGCCCGCGCCGGAGACGAACACGTGGGAGGACCCGAAAAGCGGCGAAGTGCGCGGCGACTCGCTGTACGAGGGGATCGTCTTCCACCGCGTCATCGACGACTTCATGATCCAGGGCGGCGACCCGATGGAGAACGGTCGCGGCGGCCCCGGCTACCAGTTCGACGACGAGTTCCACGACGACCTCACCCACGACGGGCCCGGAATCCTCTCGATGGCGAACTCCGGCCCGAACACGAACGGCTCGCAGTTCTTCATCACCCTCGACGCGACCCCGCACCTCGACGGCAAACACGCCGTCTTCGGACAGGTCATCGACGGGATGGACGTCGTCGAGGAGATCGGCGGGGTGCCGACCGGGCGCAACGACGATCCCCGAGAGGCCGTCGAGATCGAGAAAGTCGATATCGACGAGTAA
- a CDS encoding phosphate uptake regulator PhoU, with product METRKVQVTGGSTYTVSIPKTWATDNDVEAGTEIEFHPDGDSLVLTPRSDEERTRGSLDIADLTGQALQRAVTTMYVSGFDVIELAAAEITTEQRSTIRDAVQSLVGLEVLEETRDRVVVQDLLDSSELSIHNAVTRMRLISLSMLEDAITALAEHDHDLARDVIGRDDDLDRLWLVVSRIFRATLRTPKAAEELGLPREECFDYHSSARQLERIGDHATKIAHLTLNIDEPLPEEVVEAVSDLHGDAVDVIDAAMDALFDDDTDAATRRANEARAGVRAIDERVRSIDELLRDLDPTRAQLLGLVVDSVLRSADYGGNIAETALQKAAPTP from the coding sequence ATGGAAACGCGGAAGGTCCAGGTCACCGGCGGTTCGACGTACACGGTCTCGATTCCGAAGACGTGGGCGACCGACAACGACGTCGAGGCCGGGACGGAGATCGAGTTCCACCCGGACGGCGACTCGTTGGTCCTCACCCCGCGGTCCGACGAGGAGCGGACGCGGGGGTCGCTGGACATCGCCGACCTGACCGGGCAGGCGCTCCAGCGCGCGGTGACGACGATGTACGTCAGCGGGTTCGACGTCATCGAACTGGCGGCCGCGGAGATCACCACCGAGCAGCGGTCGACGATCCGCGACGCGGTTCAGAGCCTCGTCGGCCTGGAGGTGTTAGAGGAGACGCGCGACAGGGTCGTCGTTCAGGACCTCCTCGACTCCTCGGAGCTTTCGATCCACAACGCGGTCACGCGGATGCGGCTGATCTCGCTGTCGATGCTCGAGGACGCGATCACCGCGCTCGCGGAACACGACCACGACCTCGCGCGCGACGTGATCGGCCGCGACGACGATCTCGACCGGCTGTGGCTCGTCGTCTCGCGGATCTTCCGTGCCACGCTGCGGACGCCGAAGGCCGCCGAGGAGCTCGGCCTCCCCCGCGAGGAGTGTTTCGACTACCACTCCAGCGCCCGGCAGCTGGAGCGGATCGGCGACCACGCGACGAAGATCGCGCACCTGACGCTGAACATCGACGAGCCGCTGCCCGAGGAGGTCGTCGAGGCGGTGAGCGACCTCCACGGGGACGCCGTCGACGTGATCGACGCGGCGATGGACGCGCTGTTCGACGACGACACCGACGCCGCGACCCGGCGAGCCAACGAGGCGCGGGCCGGGGTCAGGGCGATCGACGAGCGCGTCCGCTCCATCGACGAGCTCCTCCGCGACCTTGACCCCACGCGCGCGCAGCTGTTGGGGCTCGTCGTCGACTCCGTGCTCCGCTCGGCCGACTACGGCGGTAACATCGCCGAGACCGCCCTCCAGAAGGCCGCCCCGACGCCGTGA
- a CDS encoding ubiquitin-like small modifier protein 1: MELELRFFATFREAAGGKTVNAEFADGSTVGEVLRELESEYEGMEGRLIVDGDLAPQINVLKNGREVLHLDGLDTPMADGDRLSVFPPVAGGA, encoded by the coding sequence ATGGAACTGGAACTGCGGTTCTTCGCGACGTTTCGCGAGGCCGCCGGCGGGAAGACGGTGAACGCGGAGTTCGCCGACGGCTCCACCGTCGGCGAGGTTCTGCGCGAACTGGAGTCCGAGTACGAGGGGATGGAGGGCCGGCTGATCGTCGACGGCGACCTCGCCCCGCAGATCAACGTTCTGAAGAACGGCCGCGAGGTGCTCCACCTCGACGGGCTCGACACGCCGATGGCGGACGGCGACCGGCTCTCGGTGTTCCCGCCGGTCGCGGGGGGCGCATGA